The Artemia franciscana chromosome 9, ASM3288406v1, whole genome shotgun sequence region atagtaatggttattgggaagtgtacagacgttttcatggggattttttggtttggggggtggggttgatgggagagggctttgtgggaggatctttcctttgaggagtatgtcacgggggaagaaaaattcaatgaaaagggcgcaggattttctagcattactataaaaaaaacagtgaaaaaataaacatgaaaacgttttttcaaatgaaagtaaggaatagcattgaaatttaaaacgaacagagattattacgcatatgaggggttctaaaaatactttagaataaagagcgaggtatttaggaggagatagatacctcgctcttgatgctaaaatatttttagtgatttcaactatttattctacggcctttttgattcaggggtcattcttaaagaattgggacaaaacttacgatttagtgtaaagagcgaggtattaacgagggtacaaaccccctcgtacacataataaaaatataagaatataaaagtttgttacgtaagttaattcttaagttacgtatattttttactaataaaaacgttcgttgaatattaaaagttctagtagcctttttaagtaaccgaaaaattggagggcagcaaggcctccttccccaccccttatttctcaaaatcgtctgatcaaaactaagagaaagccatttagccaaaaaaaattaatatactaatttcatttcaataatttatgtgcggagagccaaaatcaaacatgcattaattcaaaaacgttcagaaattaaataaaaaaactagtttttttaactgaaagtaaggagcgacattaaaacttaaaacgaacagaaattactccgtatatgaaatgggttgtcccctccgcagtcccacgctctttacgctaaagtttttcattgttttaaaaagtagaattgtggcaaagagtcaaactttagcgtaaagagcgtgggactgcggaggggacaacccatttcatatacggagtaatttctgttcgttttaagttttaatgtcgctccttactttcagttaaaaaaactagtttttttatttaattttaagtctAAAACCAAGCGATTGCCGCATAAACACTTTCTTAACAATTGCGAAACAGCGTCATTGAGTTGTATTATTGCGTATAACAATTACGTAGCCACTTACTCTAAAATGTATTGGAAACAAAAAGGTAGACCGGAtagcaaaaatgtgaaactcCTCGCCCCTGAAAATGAACATaatttatgattcttgcctACAATTAACTCTCAGTGATAGtagaaatcaaaattattatctCAGTGATAAGCCTTGAAACCTGCTATTGACCTTTGCTGTAAAATTTAACGGTCCAAAACTTCTTGATTAGTGTCTCCTTGATTGTGGGTACCTACCAACCAAATTTCCAGTGAACACAGACTTTTTTCTCCTACAGGGAGGTTTGAAGACCTCAACCGGAGACGCTTTTCATTCTAGCTTCagtatttcgaaaaaaaagcttCTGTGTAAATGGGTCGAAAATTTGCATTATCACAGAGATTCTGCAGAATCTTAATCTGACCCTATCAGTGGCGTCCATAGAGGAGATGTGCCCGATCCCTAGATTTTATACCTCCCCCTAGGATttcgaaaaatactttttttttgtattttgattgaaaaacaaaattaaaattacccCCTCTCTAGATTTCGAAAACAAAGGTTTTGCCCCACCCCCAACCCCCTTAACTTTCATGAATTGACGCTGCGGggttctgtaaattttttttatgaatatattGATATACAACCTACCAGAATTTATTTaacttaataaaatattatatttttaattatttttttttccaggctcAAGCATCCGAATATAGTTCAGTTAATAGAGACTTACGAGGATCAGACCAAGTACTTTCTGGTTATGGAATTGTAAGTTATTCCTTTGTATATTTAACAAGAAATTATCTTTTTGACGTGTTGCTTTGACTTCTTCGAATTTTTTACTTCTTCGAGTTCGTTGCTTTGATTTCTTCTAGTTCGATATATGTGTATTTTGTATTATTACGTGATGTCCTTATAGATTTACTCATTTGTTGTCTAGAATCTATGCAgcatttttttgggtgggggataATAAGAAACTGTGGAAGGGGATCGTAAAAAACTAATCTTGTTTAGTAGAATCCGGGGAAGGGTACGGGTTTACGTTCCTGTCATTGTATTTCGCGAAAACTAAAgtgattatataaaaatgattttcattGTATGTGTCATAGTAACCAGGAGTGCAAGGAGTTTCAAAAGAAACCATATTCAATTTCAAGGTCATGCCCGCAAATTGACTGAGGGGAGGGCTACCTACGGAAAGAAACATGATTTTTTACAATTGAATAATCAATTAAAACAAGTTGAAATAACATCTTTGTATGTAATCTCATGAATTTTAGAGCTTgcctcagccccccccccccctccgcctTCTCAGACTACAGCCTTGGTCAAATTGCAACCTATGGATTAGTACTCTAGTTGAAGTCAGCCCTTTTTACGGAATTGCCTGTTTGAAGGATTGGTACTAGTCTTGGAAAACACGGTATAAAAATAACCTCGTTATTACGTCACTTGGTTACTTGGCTGTAAATTGTGACACTAGTCATTTTGGTCACAATCACATCCGCTTCGTGAGCTTACatcaacaataaaaaagtggaaatttgctatttgctattaacttataaaatttttgctattaatgctattcatattataaaatttttgctAATAACTGCGGGGTTTTTCACTCTCCGCCATCTAGCGTCTATCTTGGATTACCATGTTTTCCATCACGCATTGCGCACTTTCGTCAGATCGGGCTTCATCGAGCCACAGAGAGCACACTTGGCACACTATTTTTGAATAGGCTTTATTGTTTGATAACAAAAGCAGTAACAattctattaaaaattattttctatgcAGGGTAAATTCTAGCCAGCTATTTGCCTTGACTTCATATTTTCTGAAGATTTTACAGCAAAGTGGCAACCTTGaagggcggggggggggtggtttGGCAAAGACTACCGTCTCTCTTAATTTTGTCTGatctaaataaatttattttagccaTATGTTTTGTACCAAATTTTTTACTATTCTCATAGCTTTTTTACCACTGTAGGCTACTCGTGGCTTGATAATGACTCGGTTCCCAAAAGTAAAGGCTTCGCTGgtatattgtttcttttacgGCACCCTGTATTTTTCTGAGAGTAGTCAGAGTAGAGAGCTTGCGAGTAGTCAGCTTCGTTTACTTTTCTCTGATGTGAAACGAAAGCACACATTTGAAAGCTCAGTTCACAAATGAAAGCTCACTGTTGTTGTTGCTGTTATCCTGCTTCTTTGTTGTGTATTGGGTAACTGTGCTATGTCATTAAATAGACTTTTTTTTGCTAACAATCGAAGGTCATTAAGATCGTTAGTCGTTGACATGTAAAACTTTTTATATGAATACATTTCCCATTTAATTCAATGTTCTCCTACGAAAAATAAAGGGCGAATTTAAACATAGAATTTGTAGAAATTACCATTTTCTGATTCAGTATCTGGCACTAATTCAGCAATATTTggcaaaaaacctaaaaaagtaaaatctaatTCCAAGGGATTCGTAGCCATTGCTTAAATATTGTTTGAGAAAGCTGATCCTGACCCCTTCTTCAGAAAAAGTTCTTCTATGGAATTAAAGCTTTGCGTTTTATGtcgtatatttatataataataataataatttatttatttataacccacaaagtacattaaactgtggagtaaacacacaaaaaaagaaagaacaagaaaaaaacataacaacataaataacatagcagcataacaacatacaacataagtaaattacctcaattcaaaaaatggccaaagagggtcaaaaacaccaatcatttgccgagttttaagacatatatctttagataaatgtttcagtcgcgagggcgcatcaacgatgtcaaatttaaaaacgactgtatgattctgataccaccgaggcagacgcagcaaatacttgcaatacttaaaatatcctgagcgtattttctttgtatccttcttgcgaaggaggaaagcaaaaccagaaagataaaaaacagcaggggcacaaaaactataataaagacggcatagtccttttcggttataccgaccacgatttggtgaaattttcgcgtctccaacccgcatacttttcagcgcgctggacgtaatagcggagcaagtagacgaaagtgacgtggaaaaagagagacccaaccatttaatacttgctgagtatggtatagttgaagaacccaagcaaagaggtgatgctggtggaggactcccaaaacacaaaaactcacatttggaggcattaactgaaaagCCTACTGTGggtagtgcggctgaaagccggtaaaagttggtaattagactatgttttgtccggctaagaagcagaccATCATCAGCttatgcaacgtgactaatgcctaaattaccattgtaaaaaattgacggttgaagacgttggagacacgaagctaatacacatttaaatatgctcggggataacacggcaccttgcctaacgccttttttaacaggaatatactcccctacagtaccattccgcttctgttttatttgatgtactgaaccagaagaaggacgatcacaggctatccacatacggagccagaacttagctttttgtttatcCATCTTCACTTTAgtatcaactttccaaaagggattgcgagtacccgttcgcacgcactcggagggtacagcttttttagcggcagactttagacagaacactatttgctgataatacgagttgatattTATCCGAGTTGAAGTTatagatacagatgtttgcaataagtggaaaggcactttaatagatgataataactgggacaatgccaatacataaagtggaacattggtattttcccaattgaACTTTGAGAACCAGTCGGGAGAGTTACGTTGGACAGAGctcgccatggagcaagatagttggcacgtggttggtaaatgatcgtcgtcgattttagagtcgtccacatgaactattgatgaaagaagagttgaatctgacacaattacatgatcaaggttggaagtaagaccaccacgattgtgaatacaagtaaatagaagatctttatcagcaagatggaatcctccgggtagtgaatcgagaaagatttcagatcgctcaaaattagataataagtcagtgttcatgtcgccggcgagaacccatttggtattttgttttgaaaggtcgctaagtagtgttcgtaggcgattacatgcttgtgaaaaactagacaatgactgcacagtctttttattacaggggaaataaatgtttataaatgcggtatcaccacattttatcgctaagatgttagcgtcgctttgcaataatatcgggtgagtcttgtgtctgaaatagatggctagacctcctgatggtctacCACGGGTTTTCTGGGCGGCTCTCAAGGCTATCAACATTCgctttagagagaaggtgctcctgtaaaaacacaatatcattttcaagcagctcactaatcagtagatccttgtcttttttACCACTAATGTTAAGGGAcacaaagctaaacggagtttgagcattcatttattagcgttattgagagccgatcggagaactttgcatttcaaaCTAAAACTCACGTGTTCCATAAagcaatttgcacattttggcgTATAATAATACTTGTGTAATAACATAGATTTAAGTCTTTGTATATATTAGAAttctaaattgtatttttcttttactacaTTATGTCACtatatcatattttattttattataatgagATTTGATTAGTTTCAAAAAAATGAGTCGATATCtcccttttgaaaataaaaacaatgcgTCCTTGCTTTAAATGAgcctggattttttttctccaaagagTGTCGTAACTCGGTAAGAAAACCACAAACTTTCGTTGGGGAGGGCTGATTAAAAAAATACCATCTTTAACATGCCTCAATGTGCCTATACTCTAATATAACGTTCAGTACTTTCAGCATATATTACGGCTACATTACAACTTATGAACTAGCTGAGGTAATGTGGCACATGTGTGATATGCAAGCATATATGATATGTTTTGttgtggaaggggggggggggtcaaattttgaaaagaataaaaaaaacagccaaatgGAACATgtagaaaattgcaaattttttcaacttcataTTTTGGACAGGGTACAGGTTCAAAGGCCGCCTCTTGCGTGGATACCAAAAGAAAAGAGATCAACAGTCTTtcctccttttcttttttagaataatattgAACTTTGTCTGATTTGCTTCGTTTATTGTTTTCAGttcttctaaaattatttaGTAGAAACTGGTTTTGACATTCAGTTGTTTATGTGTCTCAGCTTCTTCCAGGAATTATGTACTCGAAagctattttatattatttttattataa contains the following coding sequences:
- the LOC136031014 gene encoding uncharacterized protein LOC136031014 gives rise to the protein MKKFLPIKNGVDNTKGSTFSLKRMLIALRAAQKTRGRPSGGLAIYFRHKTHPILLQSDANILAIKCGDTAFINIYFPCNKKTVQSLSSFSQACNRLRTLLSDLSKQNTKWVLAGDMNTDLLSNFERSEIFLDSLPGGFHLADKDLLFTCIHNRGGLTSNLDHVIVSDSTLLSSIVHVDDSKIDDDHLPTTCQLSCSMASSVQRNSPDWFSKFNWENTNVPLYVLALSQLLSSIKVPFHLLQTSVSITSTRININSYYQQIVFCLKSAAKKAVPSECVRTGTRNPFWKVDTKVKMDKQKAKFWLRMWIACDRPSSGSVHQIKQKRNGTVGEYIPVKKGVRQGAVLSPSIFKCVLASCLQRLQPSIFYNGNLGISHVA